One window from the genome of Microbulbifer pacificus encodes:
- the corA gene encoding magnesium/cobalt transporter CorA, whose translation MLRLFETRRGKIKETYAGSDYHSQPLSEAAWIDLQDPEDDERDLLEQLLRTELPESEDVDEIESSARYFVDTAGIHVHSLYLTQSEGRHDTATVAFILQPQRLITVRESELADFRLLRMRARRNQVEAHNAQELLILLFEQKVENLADALEDNYLKLGEVSHLVLEEEEADLEDAIDHLAKLEDSNGKIRLCLMDTQRSIAFLQRHLKDDPELRESCWGILRDIDTLMSHTTFLFEKINFLMDSTQGFINIEQNKIIKIFSIAAVVFLPPTMVASIYGMNFEHMPELQWLLGYPWALLLMLMAGMAPYLYFKKKGWL comes from the coding sequence ATGCTGAGACTGTTTGAAACCCGGCGGGGCAAGATCAAAGAGACCTATGCGGGCAGCGACTACCACAGCCAGCCGCTGTCTGAAGCCGCCTGGATCGATCTGCAGGATCCGGAAGACGACGAGCGCGATCTGCTGGAACAGCTGCTGCGCACCGAGCTGCCGGAATCCGAGGATGTGGATGAAATTGAGTCTTCGGCGCGCTATTTCGTGGATACCGCCGGCATCCACGTGCACTCCCTGTACCTCACCCAGAGCGAAGGCCGCCACGACACCGCCACCGTCGCCTTCATCCTGCAGCCCCAGCGCCTGATCACGGTGCGCGAGAGCGAGCTGGCGGATTTCCGCCTGCTGCGTATGCGCGCGCGCCGCAACCAGGTGGAAGCCCACAACGCTCAGGAGCTTTTGATCCTGCTGTTTGAACAGAAAGTGGAAAACCTCGCCGATGCACTGGAGGATAACTACCTGAAACTGGGGGAAGTCAGCCATCTGGTACTGGAAGAGGAAGAGGCGGATCTCGAAGACGCCATCGACCACCTGGCCAAGCTCGAGGATTCCAACGGTAAAATCCGCCTGTGCCTGATGGATACCCAGCGCTCCATTGCCTTCCTGCAGCGCCACCTGAAAGACGACCCGGAACTGCGCGAGAGCTGTTGGGGTATACTGCGCGACATCGACACCCTGATGTCCCACACCACCTTCCTGTTCGAAAAAATCAACTTCCTGATGGACTCCACACAGGGCTTCATCAATATCGAGCAAAACAAGATCATCAAGATCTTCTCCATTGCCGCGGTGGTGTTCCTGCCTCCCACCATGGTCGCCAGTATCTACGGTATGAACTTCGAACACATGCCGGAACTGCAGTGGCTACTGGGCTACCCCTGGGCGCTGTTGTTGATGCTGATGGCGGGTATGGCGCCTTATCTCTACTTCAAGAAAAAAGGCTGGCTGTAG
- a CDS encoding ectoine synthase, whose translation MIVRKLQEAEQGERRIVSEGWESTRLALKNDNMGFSFHITTIYAGAELHLHYQNHLEAVYCISGEGSVMAEADGVVHEISPGTIYLLDQHDKHVLKGKTEMKMACVFNPPLHGKEVHNAEGAYELDAEEVQDEK comes from the coding sequence ATGATTGTCAGAAAACTTCAAGAAGCCGAACAGGGTGAGCGTCGTATTGTTTCCGAAGGTTGGGAGAGCACCCGCCTGGCGCTGAAAAACGACAATATGGGCTTCTCATTCCATATCACCACCATATACGCGGGTGCCGAACTGCACCTGCATTACCAGAACCACCTGGAAGCGGTGTACTGCATTTCCGGCGAAGGTTCGGTGATGGCAGAAGCCGATGGCGTGGTGCACGAAATCAGCCCCGGCACCATCTACCTGCTGGACCAGCATGACAAGCATGTATTGAAAGGCAAGACCGAAATGAAAATGGCCTGCGTGTTCAATCCACCGCTGCACGGCAAGGAAGTACACAACGCGGAAGGCGCCTACGAGCTGGATGCTGAAGAGGTGCAGGACGAAAAATAA
- a CDS encoding TPR end-of-group domain-containing protein yields the protein MASLLLLLALPGAAQDQVKDQTDVPSPEITSEEKALNAQKQRELDKVAEAVENLDKPLYSAFIERYVLDELKQLRIDMAAQKVSLTENIVDRQLSAADKAITYATDTITYFFYLIAGFSSLLVIMGWTSIRDVKEKVHTLANQEISKLVEQYEARLRSIEEQLSEKTQHIENNRDEIELTREIHSLWLRAGREQTPTGKIAVYDQILNLRQDDGEALTYKADAVLELDEPQWAINLCLQALQIDSENGNAYYQLACAYAYLEQWEEAINYLKEALAISPAYRDEALEDRAFNALYERREFAQLMGIQPEKPKPKDAD from the coding sequence GTGGCCTCACTATTACTGCTGCTCGCTCTACCTGGTGCTGCTCAGGATCAGGTCAAAGACCAAACCGATGTCCCTTCCCCGGAAATTACCAGTGAAGAAAAAGCGCTGAACGCGCAGAAGCAGCGGGAACTGGATAAAGTTGCCGAGGCGGTGGAAAACCTGGACAAGCCACTGTACTCCGCATTCATCGAGCGCTACGTGCTCGACGAATTGAAACAGCTGCGCATCGATATGGCCGCGCAGAAAGTCTCGCTTACCGAAAACATCGTCGACCGCCAATTGAGTGCCGCGGACAAGGCGATCACCTACGCCACCGATACCATCACCTATTTCTTCTATCTGATTGCCGGCTTCAGTTCCCTGCTGGTGATTATGGGCTGGACCTCGATTCGCGATGTGAAGGAAAAGGTACACACCCTCGCCAATCAGGAAATTTCCAAGCTGGTAGAACAGTATGAGGCGCGCCTGCGCAGCATCGAAGAGCAGCTGTCGGAAAAAACCCAGCACATCGAAAACAATCGCGATGAAATCGAGCTTACCCGGGAAATCCACTCCCTGTGGTTACGTGCAGGGCGAGAACAGACCCCTACCGGGAAAATTGCGGTGTACGACCAGATCCTGAATCTGCGTCAGGACGACGGTGAAGCGCTGACCTACAAAGCCGATGCGGTGCTGGAGTTGGATGAACCCCAGTGGGCCATCAACCTGTGTCTCCAGGCACTGCAGATCGACAGTGAAAATGGCAACGCGTATTACCAGCTGGCTTGTGCTTACGCCTATCTGGAACAGTGGGAAGAAGCGATCAATTATCTGAAAGAGGCGCTCGCCATTTCACCCGCATATCGCGACGAAGCTCTGGAAGATCGCGCCTTCAATGCGCTTTACGAACGCAGGGAGTTCGCCCAGCTGATGGGTATTCAGCCGGAAAAACCAAAACCGAAAGATGCCGATTGA
- a CDS encoding host attachment protein, whose amino-acid sequence MSKAWVLVANHTHARVFEAEKRAGSLHEIESLVYPEGRMKGRDLITDAPGRAFDSNGQGRHAMAKPTDLRKEGARKFARDIAHALERGRQEGRFDRLYIVAEPSMAGSLRLSMSTPCLATIAGESRKNLTTCNSEEIRAQLPMWL is encoded by the coding sequence ATGTCAAAAGCCTGGGTTCTGGTAGCCAACCATACTCACGCCCGCGTATTCGAAGCGGAAAAACGTGCGGGCTCTCTCCATGAAATAGAATCTCTGGTTTACCCGGAGGGGCGCATGAAAGGGCGCGACTTGATCACCGATGCCCCCGGGCGCGCCTTTGACAGCAATGGCCAGGGTCGCCATGCCATGGCGAAACCCACGGATCTGCGCAAAGAAGGCGCACGCAAGTTTGCCCGGGACATCGCCCACGCCCTCGAACGCGGTCGCCAGGAGGGGCGATTTGACCGCCTCTACATCGTCGCCGAACCTTCCATGGCGGGCAGTTTGCGCCTGTCCATGAGCACACCTTGCCTGGCTACCATCGCCGGCGAGTCGCGCAAGAATCTCACCACCTGCAACAGCGAGGAAATCCGCGCGCAACTGCCCATGTGGCTGTGA
- the ectA gene encoding diaminobutyrate acetyltransferase yields MTKGIGLSASSQLKEDDSIDDKVSGKRQGDIHAIKRQAPEVLLRRPVSEDGAAVHRLIGNCPPLDTNSLYCNLLQASHFSTTSVAAELSGGERDGDLAGFISGYLIPERPDTLFIWQVAVAEHGRGMGLAGRMLREILARPVCTQVRFLETTITPGNDASWALFRGLARKLNANCCDSVLFDRERHFNGQHDSEMLLRIGPFAVR; encoded by the coding sequence ATGACTAAAGGTATTGGTTTGAGTGCCAGCAGCCAGCTAAAAGAAGACGACTCAATTGACGACAAGGTAAGTGGAAAGCGGCAGGGGGATATCCACGCGATCAAGCGCCAGGCCCCCGAGGTTCTGCTGCGCCGCCCGGTCAGTGAAGACGGTGCCGCGGTGCACCGTCTGATTGGCAATTGCCCCCCCCTGGACACCAACTCCCTCTATTGCAACCTGCTGCAGGCCAGCCACTTCTCCACCACCAGCGTGGCCGCGGAATTGAGCGGTGGAGAGCGGGATGGCGATTTGGCGGGCTTCATCTCCGGTTACCTCATCCCCGAGCGCCCCGACACCCTGTTCATCTGGCAGGTGGCGGTGGCAGAGCACGGGCGTGGTATGGGGCTCGCCGGCCGTATGCTGCGCGAAATCCTCGCCCGCCCCGTGTGCACGCAGGTGCGCTTTCTCGAAACCACCATCACCCCGGGCAACGACGCTTCCTGGGCGTTGTTCCGCGGCCTCGCGCGCAAGCTCAACGCGAACTGCTGTGACTCGGTACTGTTCGACCGCGAACGCCATTTCAACGGCCAGCACGACAGCGAAATGCTGTTGCGTATCGGGCCGTTTGCGGTGCGTTGA
- a CDS encoding YceI family protein: MKKLAVLLFAALAAASVQAADYKVDTQGAHAFVQFRIKHLGYSWLYGRFDKFDGSFSYDEAKPEASTIQMTVDTTSLNSNHAERDKHLRGKDFLNVDKFPTATFKSTSFEPKGDGKALLKGDLTLHGVTKPIAIDVTEIGGGKDPWGGYRQGFTGKTEFKLKDFGIDYDLGPASQTVELILDVEGIRQ, encoded by the coding sequence ATGAAAAAACTCGCTGTTCTGTTGTTCGCCGCGCTGGCGGCTGCATCTGTCCAGGCGGCAGATTACAAGGTCGATACCCAGGGCGCCCACGCATTTGTGCAATTCCGCATCAAGCACCTTGGTTACAGCTGGCTGTACGGCCGCTTTGACAAGTTCGATGGCAGCTTCTCCTATGACGAAGCCAAGCCGGAAGCTTCTACCATTCAGATGACGGTGGATACCACCAGTCTGAACAGCAACCACGCTGAGCGCGACAAGCACCTGCGCGGCAAGGATTTCCTGAATGTGGACAAATTCCCCACCGCCACCTTCAAGAGCACCAGCTTTGAACCGAAAGGCGATGGCAAGGCCCTCCTGAAAGGCGACCTGACCCTGCACGGTGTGACCAAGCCGATCGCGATCGATGTGACTGAAATCGGCGGCGGCAAAGACCCTTGGGGCGGCTACCGCCAGGGCTTCACCGGCAAGACCGAGTTCAAACTGAAAGACTTCGGTATCGACTACGACCTGGGCCCGGCGTCCCAGACCGTTGAGCTGATTCTGGATGTGGAAGGCATCCGTCAGTAA
- a CDS encoding aspartate kinase → MFSAAAEFWGTSRAYFAATAQSQSEDGQQRDAMKTHTVEKIGGTSMSDYRAVRDNIVFKNGRVNSEGLYQRVFVVSAYGGMTDMLLEHKKSGRPGVFALFAGADDEREWSDAMGAVRKRMEEINASLFKDDVTLAKANAFIGERVDDAARCLADLERVCQHGHFALEGHLDVVSEMLASLGEAHSAWNTVQLLKHEGVNARFVDLTGWRDGEHKTLDERIEQAFADVDFARELPIATGYAHTADGLMKTFARGYSEMTFSRIAVLTGASEAIIHKEYHLSSADPRLVGEEQAVPIGRTNYDVADQLANLGMEAIHPRAAKGLRQNAIPLRVMNTFEPEHRGTLVTGDYVSDTPRVEIIAGRKNIYAVECFDQDMMGSMTSYDQAINDAIARFKGAVVTKDINANTITHYLGSTLKTVKRIKSAINERFPDCDIQVRKVAVVSAIGTDMKVSGMLSRAVGALASSGISILAVHQSMRQVDMQFIIDESDYESAVKSLHAALVEVHEHGDAICAA, encoded by the coding sequence ATGTTCAGTGCGGCGGCGGAGTTCTGGGGCACAAGCCGTGCCTATTTCGCCGCGACCGCACAATCGCAATCCGAAGATGGTCAGCAAAGGGATGCCATGAAGACGCATACGGTAGAAAAAATCGGCGGTACGTCCATGAGTGACTACCGCGCGGTACGCGACAACATTGTTTTCAAAAACGGCAGAGTGAACAGCGAGGGGCTGTACCAGCGGGTATTTGTGGTCTCCGCCTACGGTGGTATGACCGATATGCTGCTGGAACACAAGAAATCCGGCCGCCCGGGAGTATTTGCGCTGTTTGCCGGCGCCGACGACGAGCGCGAGTGGTCCGATGCCATGGGCGCGGTGCGCAAGCGTATGGAGGAGATCAACGCATCACTGTTTAAGGACGATGTGACTCTCGCCAAAGCCAATGCCTTTATCGGCGAGCGCGTGGACGACGCCGCGCGCTGCCTCGCGGATCTCGAGCGGGTCTGCCAGCACGGGCACTTCGCACTGGAAGGGCACCTCGATGTGGTGAGCGAAATGCTCGCGAGTCTCGGTGAGGCCCACAGTGCCTGGAATACAGTACAGCTGCTGAAGCACGAGGGTGTGAACGCGCGCTTCGTGGATCTTACCGGCTGGCGCGATGGCGAACACAAAACCCTGGACGAGCGCATCGAGCAGGCGTTCGCGGATGTGGACTTCGCGAGAGAGTTGCCCATCGCCACCGGCTATGCGCACACCGCCGATGGCCTGATGAAAACCTTTGCGCGCGGTTACAGCGAAATGACCTTCAGTCGTATTGCGGTGTTGACCGGCGCCAGTGAGGCCATTATCCACAAGGAGTATCACCTGAGCAGTGCCGATCCGCGTCTTGTGGGCGAGGAGCAGGCGGTGCCTATCGGTCGCACCAATTACGATGTGGCGGACCAGCTCGCGAATCTCGGCATGGAGGCCATCCACCCGCGTGCGGCAAAAGGTCTGCGCCAGAATGCCATTCCGCTGCGGGTGATGAACACCTTCGAGCCGGAACACCGCGGCACCCTGGTCACGGGCGACTATGTAAGCGACACACCGCGGGTAGAAATCATCGCGGGGCGTAAAAACATCTATGCTGTTGAATGTTTCGACCAGGACATGATGGGCAGCATGACCAGTTACGACCAGGCGATCAACGACGCCATCGCGCGCTTCAAGGGCGCGGTAGTGACGAAAGACATCAACGCCAACACCATCACCCATTACCTCGGCAGCACACTGAAAACCGTCAAGCGGATCAAGAGCGCAATCAATGAGCGCTTCCCCGATTGCGATATCCAGGTGCGCAAGGTGGCGGTGGTTTCTGCGATTGGCACGGATATGAAAGTGTCCGGCATGCTGTCGCGCGCGGTCGGTGCGTTGGCCAGTTCCGGCATCAGCATTCTCGCGGTGCACCAGTCCATGCGCCAGGTGGACATGCAGTTCATCATTGACGAGAGCGACTACGAAAGCGCCGTCAAAAGTCTGCACGCCGCACTGGTGGAAGTGCACGAGCACGGCGACGCCATATGCGCCGCCTGA
- the ectB gene encoding diaminobutyrate--2-oxoglutarate transaminase: MKVFDEIESEVMSYARAFPRVFNKAQGEYLYDEEGNQYLDFLAGAGTLNYGHNNPVFKQALLDYIQQDGITHGLDLHTKAKREFLETFYEKILKPRDMSYVMQFTGPTGTNAVEAALKIARKYKGRENIISFTNGFHGCSLGALAATGNSHHRGASGVSMSGVARMPYEGYLGDDIDTTAYLDKVLSDSSSGIDHPAAVLVETVQGEGGINAASVEWLRNLQSVCKKHDVLLIVDDIQAGCGRTGSYFSFEEAGIDPDIVTLSKSLSGYGLPFAVVLMKPELDQWKPGEHNGTFRGNNLAFVTATAAINHYWSDDKFARDVLRKGDYIEQRLNRIVEKYGDGNMTTRGRGMFRGLNCVSGELADKITSEAFRNGLVIETSGADDHVVKTLCPLTISDDNLKKALDIVEAAVAKVLKGEEVPEEHDFFASGEEVPASALAGAA, from the coding sequence ATGAAAGTTTTTGACGAGATCGAATCTGAAGTAATGAGTTATGCCCGCGCCTTCCCGCGGGTTTTCAACAAGGCGCAGGGCGAATACCTGTACGACGAGGAGGGCAATCAGTATCTGGATTTCCTCGCCGGTGCCGGCACCCTGAACTATGGCCACAACAATCCGGTATTCAAACAGGCGCTGCTGGACTACATCCAACAGGATGGCATTACCCATGGTCTGGATCTGCACACCAAGGCCAAGCGCGAGTTTCTGGAAACCTTCTACGAAAAAATTCTCAAACCGCGGGACATGAGCTACGTCATGCAGTTCACCGGCCCCACCGGTACCAATGCGGTGGAAGCGGCATTGAAAATTGCGCGCAAGTACAAGGGGCGCGAGAACATCATTTCCTTCACCAACGGGTTCCACGGTTGCAGCCTGGGCGCGCTGGCGGCCACCGGCAACTCCCACCACCGCGGTGCCTCTGGCGTGAGCATGAGTGGCGTAGCGCGTATGCCCTACGAGGGGTATCTGGGGGATGACATCGACACTACCGCTTATCTGGACAAGGTGTTGAGCGATTCCTCCAGTGGTATCGACCACCCCGCCGCAGTACTGGTGGAAACGGTGCAGGGCGAGGGTGGTATCAATGCGGCCAGTGTCGAGTGGCTGCGCAATCTGCAAAGCGTATGTAAAAAACACGATGTGCTGCTGATTGTCGACGACATCCAGGCGGGTTGCGGCCGCACCGGCAGCTACTTCAGTTTCGAGGAGGCGGGTATCGATCCGGATATCGTCACCCTGTCCAAGTCTCTCAGTGGTTACGGCCTGCCGTTCGCGGTGGTGCTGATGAAGCCGGAGCTGGACCAGTGGAAGCCTGGCGAACACAACGGCACCTTCCGCGGCAACAACCTCGCCTTCGTCACGGCCACGGCTGCCATCAACCACTACTGGAGTGACGACAAATTTGCCAGGGATGTGCTGCGCAAAGGTGACTACATCGAGCAGCGCCTCAACCGCATCGTCGAGAAGTACGGCGACGGCAACATGACCACCCGTGGACGCGGCATGTTCCGCGGCCTCAACTGCGTGAGTGGTGAGCTGGCCGACAAAATCACCAGCGAGGCGTTCCGCAATGGGCTCGTCATCGAAACCAGCGGCGCCGACGACCATGTGGTGAAAACCCTGTGTCCGCTGACCATAAGCGATGACAACCTGAAAAAGGCACTGGATATCGTTGAGGCCGCGGTGGCCAAAGTGCTGAAGGGCGAAGAGGTCCCGGAAGAGCACGATTTTTTTGCCAGCGGTGAAGAGGTGCCGGCCAGTGCGCTCGCGGGCGCGGCCTGA
- a CDS encoding sodium/proline symporter produces the protein MLLSFLLFLCLFAAVGISSYRKSRGTKKDYYLASQDVSPMLVGLSAVATNNSGYMFIGVIGYTYATGLASIWLMLGWILGDFLGSLWIHKNLREAAKRSGESSYAGVLACWQGTRFAVWQKLAGILSLLFLLAYASAQLVAGSKALHVVLDLPLWSGAVIGGAIVAAYCLAGGIRASIWTDAAQSLVMVVAMGTLLFVATQSVGGLSAAWQAMGQVEGFLNWYPQDLLLPGLAGGILFALSWLFAGISVVGQPHVMVRFMALNDSKRMVQARCWYYLWFTIFYCMATGVGMLSRILLNDPGSFDAELALPMMAMELLSPVMVGLILAGIFAATMSTADSLVLSCSASLTHDLLPQRTENTRLLKLATLGITAAAVAWALLNKQSVFSLVVMSWSALASAFAPLLMVLAAGGRPSQKLAIVMSVLGLVTALIWRWVGWHAHIYEGMPGILMGLLVFVAGRLVAREPVGRTVNA, from the coding sequence ATGTTGCTCAGTTTTCTGCTTTTCCTCTGTCTATTTGCCGCCGTTGGTATTAGCTCCTACCGAAAAAGCCGCGGCACCAAAAAAGACTACTATCTCGCCAGTCAGGATGTTTCTCCCATGCTGGTAGGACTGTCGGCGGTGGCGACGAATAACAGCGGCTATATGTTCATCGGCGTGATCGGCTACACCTACGCCACAGGCCTCGCCTCCATCTGGCTGATGCTGGGATGGATACTCGGGGATTTTCTCGGCTCCCTGTGGATACACAAGAACCTGCGGGAGGCGGCGAAGCGCAGTGGGGAATCCAGCTACGCCGGGGTGCTCGCCTGCTGGCAGGGAACACGCTTTGCTGTGTGGCAGAAACTCGCGGGCATTCTTTCCCTGCTGTTCCTGCTCGCCTATGCCAGCGCGCAACTGGTGGCGGGGAGCAAGGCGCTGCACGTGGTACTGGATCTTCCGTTGTGGAGCGGCGCAGTGATCGGGGGAGCGATTGTTGCTGCCTACTGCCTGGCGGGCGGCATTCGAGCGTCGATATGGACCGATGCAGCGCAGTCGCTGGTGATGGTGGTGGCGATGGGCACACTGCTGTTTGTGGCCACACAATCCGTTGGTGGCCTTTCTGCGGCGTGGCAGGCGATGGGGCAGGTGGAGGGGTTCCTCAACTGGTACCCGCAGGACCTGTTGTTGCCGGGACTGGCTGGTGGAATCCTGTTTGCGTTGAGCTGGCTGTTTGCGGGTATCTCGGTGGTGGGGCAGCCGCATGTGATGGTGCGCTTTATGGCTCTGAACGATTCGAAGCGCATGGTGCAGGCGCGCTGCTGGTATTACCTGTGGTTTACGATTTTCTATTGTATGGCGACGGGGGTGGGTATGCTGTCGCGCATTCTGTTGAATGATCCCGGCTCCTTTGACGCAGAACTGGCGCTGCCGATGATGGCGATGGAGCTGTTGTCGCCAGTGATGGTGGGCCTGATCCTCGCCGGTATTTTTGCTGCAACCATGTCCACGGCGGATTCATTGGTGCTCAGCTGCTCCGCCTCACTCACCCACGATCTGTTGCCGCAACGCACGGAAAATACCCGACTGCTGAAACTCGCCACCCTTGGAATTACCGCCGCAGCGGTGGCCTGGGCACTGTTGAACAAGCAGAGCGTGTTCAGTCTTGTGGTCATGAGCTGGTCGGCGCTGGCATCGGCCTTTGCTCCACTGCTGATGGTTTTGGCTGCGGGCGGACGGCCTTCGCAGAAGCTGGCGATTGTGATGAGCGTGTTGGGCCTTGTCACTGCGCTGATCTGGCGTTGGGTTGGATGGCACGCGCATATCTATGAGGGGATGCCCGGGATTTTGATGGGGCTTTTGGTGTTTGTTGCTGGACGGTTGGTGGCTCGGGAGCCTGTAGGTCGTACGGTTAACGCCTGA
- a CDS encoding cytochrome b, whose protein sequence is MQTRNSHTHYGWVAVAFHWLMAPAIIGMFALGWWMRGLSYYDPWYRQGPDIHKSVGILLLVLLLARLLWRWANVSPAPEPAPRWQQRAAGVTHWAIYALLLAIFISGYLISTADGRAIEVFNWFSIPATLQGLDNQEDIAGAIHKYLAWMLMGLVVLHGLAAFKHHFVNKDGTLRKMLGLAPRP, encoded by the coding sequence ATGCAGACCCGCAACAGTCACACGCATTACGGCTGGGTTGCCGTCGCCTTTCACTGGCTGATGGCGCCGGCAATCATCGGTATGTTTGCGCTCGGCTGGTGGATGCGTGGACTCTCCTATTACGACCCCTGGTATCGCCAGGGACCGGATATCCACAAATCGGTGGGCATTCTGCTGCTGGTCCTGTTACTGGCGCGCCTGCTGTGGCGCTGGGCAAATGTAAGCCCGGCTCCGGAGCCCGCGCCACGCTGGCAGCAGCGCGCGGCAGGCGTGACACACTGGGCGATCTACGCCCTGTTGCTGGCTATTTTCATCTCCGGTTACCTGATCAGCACCGCCGATGGCCGCGCGATCGAGGTGTTCAACTGGTTCTCGATCCCAGCCACGCTGCAGGGGCTGGACAATCAGGAAGATATTGCCGGGGCGATTCACAAGTATCTGGCGTGGATGCTGATGGGACTGGTGGTGTTACACGGACTTGCGGCTTTCAAGCACCACTTCGTCAATAAAGATGGAACGCTCAGAAAAATGCTCGGTCTGGCTCCGCGCCCATAA